One genomic segment of Rivularia sp. PCC 7116 includes these proteins:
- a CDS encoding class I SAM-dependent methyltransferase, with the protein MALYDKIGKAYAQTRKRDPRIARKLLELLEFSRASTIVDIGAGTGSYAFFLAEHGYEVLAVEPSATMRSQAISHPSIEWIDGYAENLPLPNKSAEAAIIMLAFHHFQDYRQALREIHRVVGENGQILLLTYDPAMISGFWLTKYFPSFIKDVESSFISMSELTEEIHAVTGNRVKIVPFRLPHNLSDSFAAVGWARPELYLDSNIRNGISSFVKIDAVEVEQGLLQLEADLETGRWDKEYGHLRKQKRYDVGYRFIQSIGSQ; encoded by the coding sequence ATGGCGCTTTACGACAAGATAGGGAAAGCCTATGCTCAAACGAGGAAAAGAGATCCGCGTATAGCGAGAAAACTATTAGAACTGTTGGAATTTTCGCGAGCTTCTACAATTGTGGATATTGGTGCTGGAACTGGTTCTTATGCATTCTTCCTTGCCGAACATGGGTATGAAGTTCTTGCGGTAGAGCCTTCGGCGACGATGAGAAGTCAGGCGATATCCCATCCCAGCATTGAGTGGATTGATGGTTATGCAGAAAATTTACCATTACCTAATAAGTCGGCAGAAGCGGCGATAATCATGCTTGCTTTTCACCATTTTCAAGATTATCGGCAAGCATTGCGTGAAATTCATCGAGTTGTAGGTGAAAATGGTCAGATATTATTGTTAACTTACGACCCGGCAATGATTTCAGGCTTTTGGTTAACTAAATATTTTCCTTCGTTTATTAAAGATGTTGAATCTAGTTTTATTTCAATGTCGGAGTTAACCGAGGAGATTCATGCGGTTACGGGGAATAGGGTAAAAATAGTTCCTTTTCGATTGCCGCATAATTTATCGGATTCGTTTGCCGCAGTTGGATGGGCAAGACCGGAATTGTATCTCGATTCTAATATTCGTAATGGTATTTCTTCGTTTGTGAAAATAGATGCTGTTGAAGTTGAACAAGGGTTGTTGCAGTTAGAAGCAGATTTGGAAACGGGAAGATGGGATAAGGAATATGGGCATTTACGCAAGCAAAAACGATATGATGTTGGCTATCGTTTTATTCAAAGTATAGGTTCTCAATAA
- a CDS encoding cytochrome P450: MSSQLPNCISTPPWWQLINWIGDPIQFQKKYSQKYGDIFSMRLFGLGSYVVIANPQTIQELFSKDAKFDIGRANALAEPLIGRNSLMMMDGDRHRRERKLLMPSFHGEKIQVYAQQIIDITENITSKLQIGESFIVRSTMQKVSLEVILQVVFGLSEGSRYEQLKPLLTDWLDMTDSPLRSSMLFFKFLQKDWGSWTPWGKMRKRQQQVRDLLQAEIAEKRSKTETLNKNNNVLSLMMSVRYEDGQAMSDEELTDELLTILFAGHETTATTLAWAFYQIYQNPDVLEKLQIELASLGENPNPLEIAKLPYLSAVCQETLRMYPVLPVLFPRIAKSPIKIGGYQFDAETTFMPSLYLVHYREDLYPNPQKFQPQRFLERQYSPSEYFPFGGGSRRCLGYALALLEMKLVLATIISKYQLAALDNKPVKIQRRGFTLAPAGGVKMVVKGIGNR, from the coding sequence ATGTCGAGTCAATTACCGAATTGCATTTCCACACCTCCTTGGTGGCAATTAATCAATTGGATTGGCGATCCAATCCAATTTCAGAAGAAATACAGCCAGAAGTATGGAGATATTTTTTCTATGCGATTATTTGGACTTGGTTCTTATGTAGTTATTGCTAATCCCCAAACCATCCAAGAACTTTTTAGCAAAGATGCTAAATTTGATATCGGCAGAGCCAACGCACTCGCAGAGCCTCTAATTGGCAGAAATTCTTTGATGATGATGGACGGCGATCGCCATCGAAGAGAACGAAAGTTATTAATGCCTTCGTTTCACGGTGAGAAAATTCAAGTTTACGCCCAACAAATTATCGATATTACCGAAAACATTACCAGTAAATTGCAAATCGGCGAATCTTTCATTGTTCGCTCTACAATGCAGAAAGTCAGTTTAGAGGTAATTTTACAAGTTGTTTTTGGTTTAAGTGAAGGAAGCCGCTACGAACAACTTAAACCTTTACTTACCGATTGGCTCGATATGACAGATTCTCCGCTACGTTCAAGTATGCTGTTTTTCAAATTCCTACAAAAAGATTGGGGAAGTTGGACTCCCTGGGGAAAGATGAGAAAAAGACAGCAGCAAGTTCGCGATTTACTTCAAGCAGAAATTGCAGAGAAAAGAAGCAAAACAGAAACATTAAATAAAAATAATAACGTTCTCAGCTTAATGATGTCTGTACGTTATGAAGATGGTCAAGCAATGAGCGATGAAGAATTAACAGATGAACTGCTAACCATCTTATTTGCCGGTCATGAAACTACTGCTACAACATTAGCATGGGCTTTCTACCAAATTTATCAAAATCCAGACGTACTTGAAAAATTACAAATTGAATTGGCAAGCTTGGGAGAAAATCCTAACCCATTAGAAATTGCTAAACTTCCCTACTTATCAGCCGTATGCCAAGAAACTCTGAGAATGTACCCAGTACTTCCAGTGCTTTTTCCACGCATCGCTAAATCGCCAATAAAAATAGGCGGATACCAATTTGATGCTGAAACCACATTTATGCCAAGTCTCTATTTAGTACATTACCGAGAAGATTTATATCCCAATCCCCAAAAGTTTCAACCACAACGTTTTCTGGAACGACAATATTCCCCTTCCGAATACTTTCCCTTTGGCGGTGGAAGTCGCCGATGTTTGGGATATGCTCTGGCTTTATTAGAAATGAAGTTAGTTCTAGCAACTATTATCTCTAAATATCAACTTGCTGCCTTAGACAATAAACCCGTAAAAATCCAGCGTCGCGGTTTCACTCTTGCTCCTGCTGGTGGAGTGAAGATGGTAGTTAAGGGAATTGGTAATAGATAA
- a CDS encoding phosphoenolpyruvate carboxylase, with product MANQSIRVQMSPETKHFLENLAEKYGCIYGKKPYISGLLTQIADGRLALSRSAPSQRSLSFSHLSLLRLQIWLPSGIRGSFAFIASKIADFNGNIFKFQVESEKHPVLVQIVLCIPEDADLKSLIKTLQEIKIQDVMKFNQADEILAALEQTKNHNRNIYKNPDKDDQKLQLEERLVDEIMNQKLLLDIACTIGLRLMAHNQVGILAQVMYDIAKQGFFISSVKQDFDFEGKDVIELLITLHPTSQSEMPTEIEKINTIAKILKKIPGIKDVQHLGIDYL from the coding sequence ATGGCTAATCAAAGCATTCGAGTACAAATGTCTCCAGAGACTAAGCATTTTTTGGAAAATCTAGCAGAAAAGTATGGTTGCATATATGGTAAAAAACCCTACATCAGCGGGTTGTTAACTCAAATAGCTGATGGGAGATTAGCCCTCAGCCGCTCTGCCCCCTCTCAACGTAGTTTAAGCTTTTCTCATCTCTCGCTGCTCAGGCTGCAAATCTGGCTGCCAAGCGGTATCAGGGGTTCATTCGCATTTATTGCGAGTAAAATAGCGGATTTTAATGGAAATATCTTTAAATTCCAAGTTGAATCTGAAAAGCATCCTGTTTTAGTGCAAATTGTCCTATGTATCCCCGAAGATGCTGACTTAAAAAGTCTTATTAAAACTTTGCAGGAGATAAAGATTCAAGATGTGATGAAATTTAATCAAGCTGATGAAATATTAGCCGCATTAGAACAAACAAAAAACCATAACCGTAATATCTACAAGAATCCAGACAAAGATGACCAAAAATTACAGTTGGAGGAAAGATTAGTTGATGAAATTATGAATCAAAAATTACTACTTGATATAGCTTGTACAATTGGTTTGAGGTTAATGGCACATAATCAAGTAGGTATTTTGGCTCAAGTAATGTATGACATTGCAAAACAAGGATTTTTCATATCTTCGGTAAAGCAAGATTTTGATTTTGAAGGTAAAGATGTTATCGAACTACTTATTACTTTACATCCAACTTCTCAAAGTGAAATGCCTACAGAAATAGAAAAAATTAATACCATCGCTAAAATCCTTAAAAAAATACCTGGTATTAAAGATGTACAACATTTAGGGATAGATTATTTATAA
- a CDS encoding NB-ARC domain-containing protein, with translation MPKVAARYIQKVKFAIKSNGYARQQDLAEDLGISRDTVSRFFNGKPVSYLNFYEICQRLNLDIKEIAAIDIEDEDESNLLCNLPVRDYSNLIGRDDKLRELLTYINPDYRQHITVINGIGGVGKTALVMEAAYLCWQAKDGRCSLNIPSTHITIFDAIIFISAKDSYLFPCGVLIRPIRVTTLMDIFRVISDTLADPKIMIEKGKKQILQVYNTLKQQSTLLIIDNMETITGQDREEVLSFLCDLPSSTQAVITTREKIVLYSSIKLDSLSEESSLELINQQAALKNVQLTEQQCEKIYHRFGGIPLALIYAVGQRANGYSINRIIQPRTFLSKDTLTENIARFCFERSVKPLKGTATYKLLLAFSIFTDAPTRDAVAEVAGLTTDPIAVEEGLARLEQLSLVREEEERYKILNLTREYASAELDTDREFKEQAYERWVNFYIDFSREYGGKDWEGWRYNYDNYLHPEWRNLEQVLSWCAANNRYDTFKLLWLNLDSYLDLDGYWETRRHWWQWLLENSKQRGDLSIYTKGLSENAWILILMRGDSQYEAEELLKEAYNLIDVVDYETRIYLTIYRAVLYLRMRRYSQCPQYINQAKTLIAESDLEEVQKVRQQVFAAYYEGEFNYYQHNLDKAQMLFEEVIEKGDKIHWQRFVNYGQNWLGQILTCKGEFEAAEKLLNSGLFVATQSKEERRIGHYQASYARLEKERGNIDKAQHWGNKALECFNNEGMQENAREMSVLLDDLDN, from the coding sequence ATGCCAAAAGTTGCCGCTCGATACATCCAGAAAGTAAAGTTTGCAATAAAGAGTAATGGTTACGCACGTCAGCAAGATTTAGCAGAAGATTTGGGGATATCAAGAGACACAGTCAGTAGATTTTTTAATGGAAAACCCGTGAGTTATCTCAACTTTTACGAAATATGCCAGCGATTAAACCTTGACATAAAAGAAATTGCTGCAATTGATATAGAAGATGAAGATGAGTCAAACTTACTGTGTAACTTACCCGTTCGAGATTACTCTAATTTAATTGGCAGAGACGATAAACTCAGAGAGTTACTAACATATATTAATCCCGATTACCGTCAACATATTACTGTTATAAATGGAATTGGAGGAGTGGGAAAAACAGCACTTGTAATGGAAGCGGCTTATCTTTGTTGGCAAGCGAAGGATGGTAGATGTAGCTTAAATATACCAAGCACACACATAACCATATTTGATGCGATTATTTTCATTTCTGCAAAAGATAGTTATCTTTTCCCTTGCGGTGTTCTCATAAGACCAATAAGAGTAACAACATTAATGGATATATTTAGGGTTATTTCTGATACTTTAGCAGACCCGAAAATTATGATAGAAAAAGGTAAAAAGCAGATATTACAGGTATACAACACACTGAAACAACAATCTACTCTTCTAATTATTGACAATATGGAGACTATTACAGGTCAAGATAGAGAAGAAGTACTTAGTTTTCTATGCGATTTACCTTCCTCTACTCAGGCAGTAATAACTACTCGTGAAAAAATAGTTTTATATTCATCTATAAAATTAGATTCTTTGTCAGAAGAAAGTAGCCTTGAACTAATTAACCAGCAAGCAGCATTAAAAAACGTACAACTAACCGAGCAGCAGTGTGAAAAAATTTATCATCGCTTTGGTGGAATTCCACTTGCTCTTATCTATGCTGTTGGACAAAGAGCAAATGGGTATTCAATTAATAGAATCATACAGCCAAGAACTTTTCTTTCAAAAGATACACTAACTGAAAATATAGCTCGTTTCTGCTTTGAACGTTCTGTAAAACCATTGAAAGGGACAGCTACCTATAAATTATTGCTTGCTTTTTCTATTTTTACTGATGCGCCTACTCGAGATGCTGTAGCTGAAGTTGCTGGCTTGACAACCGATCCAATCGCTGTAGAAGAAGGTTTAGCTAGATTAGAACAACTATCTTTAGTTCGCGAAGAAGAAGAACGTTATAAAATATTAAATTTGACTCGCGAGTATGCTTCAGCAGAATTAGATACAGATCGAGAATTTAAAGAGCAAGCATATGAGCGTTGGGTTAATTTCTATATCGATTTTAGTCGTGAATATGGAGGAAAAGATTGGGAAGGTTGGCGGTACAATTATGATAATTACCTGCATCCAGAATGGAGAAATTTAGAACAAGTTTTAAGCTGGTGTGCGGCTAACAATCGTTATGACACTTTCAAGCTTCTGTGGCTAAACTTAGATTCTTATTTAGACCTTGATGGTTATTGGGAAACACGTCGCCATTGGTGGCAATGGCTGCTGGAAAATTCCAAACAGCGTGGAGATTTATCAATATATACCAAAGGATTATCAGAGAACGCTTGGATACTAATTTTAATGCGCGGTGATAGTCAATATGAAGCAGAAGAATTGTTGAAAGAAGCTTACAATCTAATCGATGTAGTAGACTATGAAACACGAATTTATTTAACCATTTATAGAGCTGTTCTATATCTAAGAATGCGTAGGTATTCGCAATGCCCTCAATATATTAATCAAGCAAAAACATTGATTGCAGAATCCGATTTAGAAGAAGTTCAAAAAGTACGTCAACAAGTATTCGCAGCTTACTATGAAGGTGAGTTTAACTATTACCAACATAACTTAGACAAAGCACAAATGTTATTTGAAGAAGTTATTGAGAAAGGAGATAAAATTCACTGGCAAAGATTTGTTAACTACGGTCAAAACTGGTTGGGTCAAATATTAACATGCAAGGGAGAGTTTGAGGCAGCAGAAAAATTATTAAATTCAGGTTTATTTGTGGCAACGCAAAGTAAAGAGGAAAGACGTATTGGGCATTATCAAGCATCCTATGCACGCTTGGAAAAAGAGCGTGGAAATATAGATAAGGCACAGCATTGGGGAAATAAGGCGCTTGAATGCTTTAACAATGAAGGAATGCAGGAAAATGCTCGTGAAATGTCCGTGCTGCTCGATGATTTGGATAATTAA
- a CDS encoding NAD(P)/FAD-dependent oxidoreductase translates to METKFMLQMSELANTETKKHITILGAGVAGLVAAYELEKMGHTVDIMEASNRIGGRVWTHRFGSESDAPYAELGAMRIPSDHQHTLHYVEEMGLTDRLCKFVTVFEEQNAFINIEGKIFKMKDAPRIFQQRYQGIFTDERYSEKTRLFAAWLKTIVDTISPGSLRESLDNDLKSHLMDELERLDLSRYFLENGEKIDLQLFVKENPGFRARCSKALDMFLGDIVVETSSDLLQIKGGTQLLIDRLVDSIKAEINCNRPVVGIKVKDGYTQIDYLENGERKTRNCDYVLCTIPFTVMRKMELSGFDDRKINSIHNTVYCPATKVAFHTKENFWEKQGIKGGASFSGAGVRQSYYPSVKFNQDLGSVMLASYTIGDDADRLGNMSETERHGYVKDVVSNVHPELQQEGMIQDVASIAWGNYEWSAGGCTVHWDDSNHTANYLEAARAQNTLFFAGEHCSKYPAWLQGSIESTLEAVYDIVSHQASVPAVTAYSSTTVTKKELVTV, encoded by the coding sequence ATGGAAACCAAATTTATGTTGCAAATGTCCGAATTAGCTAACACCGAAACCAAAAAGCATATCACTATCTTGGGTGCGGGAGTTGCTGGTTTAGTTGCTGCTTACGAATTAGAAAAAATGGGTCACACGGTTGATATTATGGAAGCTAGCAACCGCATCGGTGGTAGAGTTTGGACTCATCGCTTCGGTAGCGAATCCGATGCTCCTTATGCCGAACTCGGTGCAATGAGAATTCCTAGCGACCACCAACATACTCTACACTATGTTGAAGAGATGGGTTTAACCGATAGATTGTGTAAATTTGTCACCGTATTTGAAGAACAAAATGCTTTCATTAATATTGAAGGCAAAATCTTCAAAATGAAAGATGCTCCTAGAATTTTTCAACAGCGCTATCAAGGAATTTTTACTGACGAACGTTACAGCGAAAAAACTCGATTGTTTGCAGCTTGGTTAAAAACCATTGTCGATACCATCTCCCCCGGTAGTTTACGAGAAAGCTTAGATAATGACCTTAAATCCCATTTGATGGATGAGTTGGAAAGATTGGATTTATCTCGATATTTCTTAGAAAACGGTGAAAAGATTGATTTACAACTCTTTGTCAAAGAAAATCCTGGTTTTCGCGCTCGTTGCAGTAAAGCTTTAGATATGTTCTTGGGTGACATTGTAGTTGAAACCAGTTCCGATTTACTACAAATTAAAGGTGGTACTCAACTTCTAATTGACCGTTTAGTTGATTCCATCAAAGCAGAAATTAACTGCAATCGTCCAGTTGTCGGAATTAAAGTTAAAGACGGTTATACTCAAATCGATTATTTAGAAAACGGCGAAAGGAAAACTCGTAACTGCGATTATGTTCTTTGCACAATTCCCTTCACCGTCATGCGGAAAATGGAATTATCGGGATTCGACGACAGAAAAATCAATTCCATTCACAATACAGTTTACTGTCCGGCGACAAAAGTTGCTTTCCACACCAAAGAAAACTTTTGGGAAAAGCAGGGAATTAAAGGTGGTGCTTCTTTTAGCGGTGCTGGTGTGCGTCAAAGTTACTATCCTTCAGTTAAATTTAACCAAGATTTGGGTAGCGTGATGTTGGCTTCTTACACAATTGGTGATGATGCCGATCGCTTGGGTAATATGAGTGAAACTGAGCGTCACGGTTATGTCAAAGATGTTGTATCTAACGTACACCCGGAATTACAGCAAGAGGGAATGATTCAAGATGTTGCTTCCATTGCTTGGGGTAACTACGAATGGAGTGCCGGTGGTTGTACCGTACATTGGGATGATTCCAACCACACTGCTAACTATTTAGAAGCAGCTAGAGCGCAAAATACCTTATTCTTCGCTGGCGAACATTGTTCAAAGTATCCAGCTTGGTTACAAGGTTCAATTGAATCTACATTAGAAGCTGTTTACGATATCGTTTCCCATCAAGCTTCTGTTCCTGCTGTAACTGCTTACTCTTCGACAACTGTTACTAAGAAAGAGCTTGTTACCGTGTAA
- a CDS encoding alcohol dehydrogenase catalytic domain-containing protein — protein sequence MKGLWLENNQLELRTDIPEPEIKDGEARVKVLCAGICNTDLELIRGYYPYKGILGHEFVGVVEEGPKHLINRRVVGEINAACGHCKFCLRDEPTHCENRTVLGIVNRNGAFADYLSLPSENLYPVADNIPTEVATFTEPIAAALEIQSQIKIHPDDKVLVVGDGKLGQLVAQTLAVTGCDLLAVGRHDEKLANLKARGIKTGFAQDIQQRTFDIAVECTGNPEGFAIAQSALRPRGTLVLKSTYAGKLSLDASAIVVDEITLIGSRCGRFAPALELLAQEKVDVQPLIDARYPLNQGLAAFERAQTKGTQKVLLNISE from the coding sequence ATGAAAGGACTTTGGCTGGAAAACAATCAACTGGAATTGCGTACTGATATTCCCGAGCCAGAAATTAAAGATGGGGAGGCACGGGTTAAAGTATTGTGTGCGGGGATTTGTAATACCGATTTAGAATTGATTCGCGGTTACTATCCTTATAAGGGAATATTAGGGCATGAATTTGTGGGAGTTGTGGAAGAAGGACCAAAACATTTAATTAATCGCCGGGTTGTAGGTGAAATTAATGCAGCTTGCGGACATTGTAAGTTTTGTCTGCGTGACGAACCCACTCACTGCGAAAATCGTACTGTATTGGGTATTGTCAACCGTAATGGGGCTTTTGCTGATTACTTATCTTTACCAAGCGAAAATCTTTATCCTGTTGCCGATAATATTCCTACAGAAGTTGCAACATTTACAGAACCCATAGCTGCTGCTTTAGAAATTCAAAGCCAAATCAAAATTCATCCCGACGATAAAGTTTTAGTGGTTGGGGATGGAAAATTAGGACAATTAGTAGCTCAAACTCTTGCTGTTACTGGATGCGATTTGCTTGCGGTGGGTAGACATGACGAAAAACTCGCCAATCTTAAAGCTAGGGGAATCAAAACAGGATTTGCCCAAGACATTCAACAACGTACATTTGATATTGCCGTTGAATGCACCGGTAACCCCGAGGGCTTCGCGATCGCGCAAAGTGCATTACGCCCCAGAGGTACATTAGTACTCAAAAGTACCTATGCAGGAAAATTATCTTTAGATGCATCGGCAATTGTCGTCGATGAAATTACATTAATTGGTTCCCGTTGCGGTAGATTTGCCCCAGCCTTGGAACTTTTAGCACAAGAAAAAGTTGACGTTCAACCTTTAATTGATGCTCGTTATCCTTTAAATCAAGGGCTTGCCGCCTTTGAGCGCGCGCAAACAAAAGGAACGCAGAAGGTTTTGTTGAATATTAGCGAATAG
- a CDS encoding pentapeptide repeat-containing protein yields the protein MTDSKLPKQNDFGANSGNFSEPIDSNSIQYDTVNMLPNDDNSVKNIAIKELVFVLSGSVHEINPVRLRIIETHLRKISGDKQLKVTNLEEGSIKLKGSLSCLEKLQELFVEGRLLEVLGIPLKDVFFLREERKETAEESDLVRDIFENGAFGKDLTNANLKGINLAGADLNGSDLSGANLESADLSNANLFYANLSGTIIDSQTKLDDKWLLVWKIVNQQVKQRNLVGVDLSCTYLINADLSGIDLCDANFSDANLEGANFTNVNLEGANFTNANLEGANLENAKLNNANLTNADLSYTNLRKADLRCANLINSDLSNADASRANLSDAIVNGANLIQSNFSDANLRGCNLIKTYLSGANLIRADLKRANLKNAHLDAAYLISADLRRANLSNAFLDAANFKGANVENTRFANNPGIFQQMKDDLMRRGAIFSQNW from the coding sequence ATGACGGATAGCAAATTACCCAAACAAAATGATTTTGGTGCAAATAGTGGTAATTTTAGCGAGCCTATTGATAGTAATTCTATTCAATATGACACCGTAAATATGCTACCAAACGATGATAATAGCGTAAAGAATATTGCCATAAAAGAATTAGTATTTGTTCTTAGTGGTAGCGTACATGAAATTAATCCTGTAAGACTGAGAATAATTGAAACCCATTTGCGAAAAATTTCAGGTGATAAGCAATTAAAAGTTACAAATTTAGAAGAAGGAAGCATTAAATTAAAAGGTTCGCTTTCCTGCCTGGAGAAACTTCAAGAGTTATTTGTAGAAGGAAGATTGTTGGAAGTATTGGGAATTCCTCTTAAAGATGTGTTTTTTTTGAGGGAAGAGAGGAAAGAAACAGCAGAAGAATCCGATTTAGTCCGAGATATTTTTGAAAATGGCGCTTTTGGTAAAGATTTAACTAATGCCAACCTCAAAGGAATTAATTTAGCAGGTGCAGACCTTAACGGTTCCGACCTTAGTGGTGCTAATCTTGAAAGTGCGGACTTGAGCAATGCTAACCTTTTTTATGCCAATCTCAGCGGTACGATAATTGATTCCCAGACAAAGCTGGATGATAAATGGTTGTTAGTTTGGAAAATTGTTAATCAGCAAGTTAAGCAACGAAATCTTGTTGGTGTCGATCTTAGCTGTACCTATCTTATTAATGCCGACCTTAGCGGTATCGATCTGTGCGATGCTAACTTCAGCGATGCCAACCTGGAAGGAGCTAATTTCACTAATGTCAATCTTGAAGGGGCTAATTTCACTAATGCCAATCTTGAGGGAGCCAATTTAGAAAATGCCAAGCTTAATAATGCTAACCTGACAAATGCAGACCTGAGCTATACAAATTTAAGAAAAGCTGACTTGAGATGCGCCAATCTCATAAATAGCGATTTGAGTAATGCTGATGCCAGCAGAGCCAATTTGAGCGATGCAATTGTTAATGGTGCAAATTTAATTCAGTCAAATTTTAGCGATGCTAATCTCAGAGGCTGCAATTTGATAAAAACCTACTTAAGCGGTGCAAATTTAATCCGTGCTGACCTCAAACGTGCTAACCTCAAAAATGCTCATCTTGATGCAGCTTACCTTATTAGTGCCGACCTCAGACGTGCTAACCTCAGTAATGCTTTCCTGGATGCAGCTAATTTTAAAGGTGCCAATGTTGAAAATACTCGATTTGCAAATAATCCCGGAATTTTTCAACAGATGAAAGATGATTTGATGCGACGGGGAGCGATATTTAGTCAGAATTGGTAA
- a CDS encoding Fur family transcriptional regulator gives MKKQASEIVQILKSKGLRVTPQRFAVYSNLLNRQDHPTAEQILISLNQDSPTSSQATIYSSLQALRDVGLVREVLLDEGVCRYDANIASHHHFRCNKCGSIEDIDWQQVEGISFKGLRSGLTVDNYELTVRGVCDSCQN, from the coding sequence ATGAAGAAACAAGCTTCGGAAATAGTTCAAATATTAAAGTCAAAGGGATTGCGAGTAACCCCCCAAAGGTTTGCAGTGTATTCCAATCTGCTAAATCGTCAAGATCATCCCACAGCAGAACAGATATTAATCAGTTTGAATCAAGATAGTCCCACTTCTTCCCAAGCGACAATATATAGCTCTTTGCAAGCTTTGAGGGATGTAGGTTTGGTGAGGGAAGTTTTATTAGACGAAGGTGTATGTCGTTACGATGCTAACATTGCATCACACCATCATTTCCGCTGCAATAAATGTGGCAGTATTGAAGACATTGATTGGCAGCAGGTTGAAGGTATTAGTTTCAAAGGTCTACGTTCTGGGTTGACTGTAGATAATTACGAGTTGACGGTAAGAGGTGTTTGCGATTCTTGTCAGAATTAG
- a CDS encoding peroxiredoxin, with protein sequence MAAIEKVPSVVFKTRVRDESVAGPNPYRWEDKTTEDIFAGKKVVVFSLPGAFTPTCSSNHLPRYEELYDEFKAQGVDQIICVSVNDAFVMFQWGKQIGAKNVYLLPDGSGEFTRKMGMLVDKSNLGFGYRSWRYSMLVNDGTIEKMFVEPNFGDNCPIDPFEVSDADTMLAYLKGGKSAGVSEPRRAFVG encoded by the coding sequence ATGGCTGCAATAGAAAAGGTTCCTAGCGTTGTATTCAAGACTCGGGTTCGTGATGAGTCGGTAGCAGGACCAAATCCTTATCGTTGGGAAGACAAAACCACTGAAGATATTTTTGCTGGTAAGAAAGTTGTGGTATTTTCCTTGCCAGGTGCGTTTACTCCTACTTGTTCTTCAAATCATTTACCGCGCTACGAAGAATTATATGATGAATTTAAGGCTCAAGGTGTAGATCAAATCATCTGCGTTTCTGTAAATGATGCATTTGTAATGTTCCAATGGGGTAAGCAAATTGGAGCCAAGAATGTTTACTTGCTTCCCGATGGCAGCGGTGAATTTACCCGCAAAATGGGAATGCTTGTTGATAAGTCAAATTTAGGTTTCGGATATCGTTCTTGGCGTTATTCCATGCTGGTGAATGATGGCACTATTGAAAAGATGTTCGTTGAACCTAACTTTGGAGATAACTGTCCCATCGATCCTTTTGAGGTTTCCGACGCTGATACCATGTTGGCTTATCTAAAGGGAGGTAAATCGGCTGGTGTTTCCGAGCCTCGTCGTGCATTTGTAGGATAG